The DNA segment GTAGCCATGCATTTATTGTggaaccatcgtcgtcatatCATCGTGGTCGTTCTATCGTGGTCATTCCAGCCTACCGTCGCTTTAGTGAGCTGCGGAAAGAGTGTAGGGTGTGTGCCTCTCTTCAATCAACCTCTCGTCTACTTGAGTCACTGTCTACGGGACAATGGGTGTGAGTCAAGCGAGGGAACTATTCTCAGCGTTCACAAGCGCTGGTGCGTCACGCTTCTTCTCTCGAAGGCCATGCGCGCAGTtgtcggcagcgccactagatgtcGCAGCGCGTTTAGAAAGAAGCACCAGAGCGGAGCCCGGCTACCGCATGATGTGCTTTTCAGCGTTCGCCACGCGCTGTCGCACCTTACATTTCGGAGGACATGCCGACTTTTCGCGGTGGCGCCGCTAAAAGGCTCCGAATGTTCTTAGATAAACGCGAAAGTGTGGTGTCGCTGCAGTACACACATCTAACAGAACTGCCTTCGACAGTGGCAAATAactgtgtcgctatattgattctaCGCTAACGTATTACCATCGACAGCCATCGTGAGGTGACTACTGTTAAACATTGGTCACAATGAACTCATTGCACCATGCTCTTTTTTAGCGGACtaccttcttttttcttgccgGATGGTGctgtgctgggctgctgagcacgaaatcGCGGTTTCGGATCCCGGTAACGGCGGCCGAACTTCGATCTCGACGAAATCGAGATCGTCGAGATCTTTCGAGATCTTTCGTCGAGATCTCGGCGATGTCGACGAAACATCCATGTACTTGGATATAGGtccacgtaaaaaagaaaaaatcccAGGAGGCCGATATTTTCGTAGTCctcaactacagcgtgcctcataatcacatcgtggttttggcacgtaaggccaCACAATTTAATGTTTAACGAGCGCGCCTTGATGGCGCAGAGCGTGCGAAAGGGTTTGGTATTGTAGCAGTAGCGCGCCAGGTGTAGCAGGAAAGAAGGCATCGCCACGACGCTATGCCACCCTGGCTCTCGCTTTCGGAACCCTGCGCTATCGGCGCGTTCCCTGTCAGCGCAAACTCTCGCCTGCGCTCTAACTTGGCCTCCGTCATCACAATAAAGAAATTAATATATAAGGAACAGagtaaattcgaaaggaaaagtGTTGGCGTTAGTCTGTTTGGTCTTACGACCCCACGCTCATAGTAACCTACAGGGCTAGCAAGCGCCTCCCAAAAAGGAGGGCTGCGCACtgtgctttatgacgtcatgcaaATTTGAGAGAACTTTTCATTGCCAAGCCCGCCTTGAGGAAAGCGGTAACGTGggaatcaccgcggcttactgcGGAGCTTTCTCCTTAGATTCTACGGCGCTCAGGCAAGGTAGCACGACGTCACGAATTCAAGTGTACCGGCCTTGCTCTACATAGGAGGCATCGGCCGAGGGGCcacaacgtgcgtgcttgcccaAGAGAACTTTATAACTCGAAGAACTATGCAGCGGCGCTCAAATGGAGAACaatactttcgcattcacaattcaTAAGAACTGCTGATGTGTCCTTGGAATTTTGTTCTGTTGCTTTCATTTAAAGAAAACGAATTTGTAGAACCCTATTTAGTATTCCACAACTCAGCATGCTCGAAGAAAGGGTACACGCATTCACAAATATTTGCCAACAAGAACACTTGCTATTATCGATGAAAAGCTGGTCGGATATTATAGCAACTTTAACATTATGAATATTGAATATATGCGTTACATTATAGCAAATTTATTGAATACAGATCGCATTTTATGTGTTTGCCATCTCTGTTCGACATGGACACCAGAAATGTGAAATATTATATAGTATAAGCGAGATGTTCAGCTGCATTCGTGCTATGGAATGAGGCTGTGGACCCTGcacagatggggaagaagaccgtgaagacggccgaccacatctgccaccgctaatttctaactaattagagcaaataaagtttttccttctcctcagtTGCATAGTATGCGCGCATACACAAGCTTCCATATGGACATTATCCCAGTTGCAACACACTGAAACGGAAATGTCGAAAAAAGTTAAAATATAGAACTGCACGTGCAAAAATTCCTATCTGATTATAGgacacgccatagtgagggactccagaataattttgaccacctgggattcctcaacgtgcacctaaatctaagcacaccggagtttcgcattccgcccccatcgacatgcggccgccgtggccggaattcgaccccgtgacctcgtgctcagctacGCTTCACTATAGTCCTAAAGCAACCACAGAGGGTGAGGCGCGTTCATGACTTGACGTCACAGTCAACGGGAGTGATCGACGCCGGCTATTTTGGCGCAATGGATCGTTTCATGCTTTCGCACTAAAAGCAAAGGTACTTGAAAACCGATTGAACAAGAAAACGGacgtgcaaaaaaaaatcattagcCAATTCCGTGATGTGAAGGTGGTTGACGAGCGAAGCTATTCAGCActcgacacggaggtgacacataattttgaaaaaAGGTACAgactcatttattgtcttaatGCGTAGTTACGGTGATTGAGGTACGCGCTCTCATTCGTTGTGGTGGTCGGTGGTCCATATTTCACTGGTAGCAtaggccggatcggtgtggcatagAAAGGGATGTGTCTACAATACGGAATGCGTAAAGCGCTCCCTTATTGGTGCTGACACATTCACACTGAAATCGCCGACGGCGACAACAAGGCTAGTGTCATCACAACTTATTCACGCAAAATGAGTAGCCATGAACGTTACGGGAGTATGAGGCCTTACATTTTTTgcgtgcttacgggggtatgagccattgttcacAGCGGTATGTGCCATTGCTAAGGGGCTATCAGCCATTGATGGTGACAGTTTTCCAcctgctgttttgtatgttgtatgcgtgattagaaagaattacACTGTTaattttgctgagtgcttgtagcctctgcgttACGGAAGAATGAATTCTTACTGCAGTATGAGCCATTCATGATGGTAGTTTGTGTTtccggagaacaaaaatgcatggaaccctagccgtATACAGATTCGCTCTAAAAACACAGCTAAATCATGCGACCTTCCAGAATGACAACCCAACTTTCTGCGAGGCTGGTTCTCGTGGGCATATTATTGCGGAAGTTTGTTTGCCGGTAAATAAACCAAATAATTTAAAATTGTTGCTCTCGTATGAGCGAACTATAATAAACCTTGCCCCCATGTATATCATTCGAGCATTTGTTCATTCATTTTAATGCGAAAACACTAAGTCATCCGCAAGCATATTGCGTTGATAACTTCGGTCATTATAGTACACCTTTTATCGGTAAACTTCATTTGGTAGCATTCATGGTTTTTCAGGCATTACCATGATTTCAGTGATATTTGCAAAACACTCCGTTGACACTAGGGATTGCCTAGGAATGTATttacctgctcaagctgcagttGTCCAGCACCATTTGTACAGCGCGTACACAGTACCCATTACTTTCCCCTAGGTTTATAAAAATGTAATCCAGGTGCCTAGTTTCACCAAGGACACCGCGTTAACCTGCAACGAACGTCACTCTAATATTGTAACGCTAACAAACACTAGAAATTAGGGCAGGCATTCAAAAAATCTGTTGCGATAAAATTGGTTCTTAAGAGCAAATTGCACCATATCCTTATGTTGGACGTATTATTAGCAAAGGCGGCCTGCCAACAGCAAAGATCACTTACTAGCAAAGTTTCTGTGCATTTTGGCCACGTAATTTGTCACTCCTCAAAGTAACACATGGGCGAAAGAAAAATGACGCAGTAGGTGGTTTTAAAATAATTTCGTCCACATGGGTGTCCTCAAAGGCACTGTATCTATGCAAACGGCAGTTCTTACTTTCCGCCTTCAACAAAATGCGGCTGCGACGGCAGCAGAAATCAATAACCACTAAGCAAATAATCAATAAAGCAGACACCGACCGACCGTTTGTGAGATACTCATCTCTGAGTTGGGTGACAAATCAACCAGGTCGTTTTTACTTGAAGCAAAGTTAAAACTGCGTgacaaaaaaacgaaagaaaacgagGACCAGATGAAGGAACACAAAACATACCTCGAGCAGAGACTGCCGACTGACAAACAGTTGGCGGTCGGCGCTGGCGGTATGTTGCGTGTACCTTCCACTTGTCCTCGATCTCTTTTTCCCGCAGTTTTATTCTTCCTTCGAGTATAAACAAATGAAACGTCAAGAACGTTTTAATAACGTGTTCTTACAGCAAATAATAGAGGAACGTTCTGTTCAATGAATGCAGCGCCTGATGCTTATTACTTCACATCGATAGCCGTCGCCATTACATATCTCAACAAAGTGCGTATGCCAGAGTTTATTACTGGCGTGAATAGCAACGCTGATACAACTCACAACACCTTTACTTCGCCTTTGTTCTTGTTCGTTTGGGCGCGCTATTCTTGGGCTTACTACAGTGGCTCCCCTCGTGGCCGGTAAACAAGGCCTCACTTCAACCACGTGGTCGTTGGGGCTGAGATCGAATCGCTGCCAGGCATATCTTATCACAAGTGGCAGTTGCCTGAGCGACTGCAAAGAAGGAAGTGCTCTGTGAGAAGAGTTTGCTAAAATGGGCCGGTCTAGTCGTATCGGAATGTTCAGTAGAAACCACCTAGAGGAAAACTGTGGAACTATTGGGCATATTATCCCAGGGCAAATTTAATTGCTCATTGAACAGCAATAGTGAATGCTAAGGTGCCAGACGACAATTATCCGCTGGTGAGACGCTGCTAAACACCCTTTAGGGCAATGTCAATGAGATTTAGCCAAATTAATTCTTGCTCAAATGGGAAACTATGCACTATGATATGTAGAAGAAGACAGTAAACCGTTGTTCGGAGTTGTACGGAATGTTTCGGTTCTGAGTGGCGAGTTATTTTCAAGTATTCTTTCTATTCTTTAGAAAACTTAGCATGTATGTCCGCACAGTGGCACGTATTAGTCACTTTCCTAAAGCGATTCTgcgcagtttttctagaacatttAAAAATAGAAAATGAAGGATTCGCCATTTTTTGGTGTTTTGGAGCTCGTTACGTTTCATAAATCGCTACATGTTTCTACATTCCATTATTGCGTGAGCTGCTTAGCAAAGCAAATAGTATATCACCCTAATTCGCTTGGCTATAAACGCTGAAGTTGTAGTGACATCTGTGAACCACGACgctgaaataaatatttttagcTGCCAACAGTTTTGTGTTGTTCTTCTGTTATTCAGTCTGATATCTTTATAGTATTGATTTAGGAGCATTTTAAGTGAATATTCATCACAtagaaaaaaagcaaattttttcTAGCTTCGCGAAAATGTTGCCGAAAAATATGTGAATACAAAACTGGCTCACGACAAGAAACAATAGCTGTCATACATAACTCGGCCTGTGAGTAGGATGCCATCTCAAGTGTAGTGGAACGTTATCACTCTCAGCGCAAACATATAACTACAGACACACGTTCCAAAAATTATTGCTTGATTCGAGCTAATTGTGTCACTGCAGCTCATGGTACGTTCTTAAGGTTGGTATTGTGTAGCTGCAACATGCTATTGTTATCGTTGTGGCAGATAGTCGTTCTGTAGAGCTTACATTGCGTAGTCGGTTTTGTGTATCTTCAAGGGCATCATTCCAAAAACTTTGTCGCTTGTAATTAAGTGCAGTTTCCATTTGGACGGTCCCTTCTCTTATTCAGGATGCGGTTAATATTTTTCTTACAAAAATAAAGCATAGCATAAGAGCTTTTTGTTGACATGAGTTTAAATTACCACACCTAATTCTGTACGGCGATGCCGCAGGAAATCACCGGCTGTGGAATGCGTCGCAGTGAACAGATAAGCAGATTTCGTGGCGCCTATAAGGTCAGTACTCTTTTCTGTTTATTTTACTTATATTGGTAGGGTGCTTAGACAAGGCATGGCAATAATTGATGCATGACATATGCGCCTAGCCAAGAAATTAATCTGACAATGTCGTAACGAATAAAATGCCCTGGGCCTAAATAACATTTTTTATGAGCAGCCACGCACAATTGCGCTTCAGCAATAAACGTTacctattttgcgctagtctctCGCGTTGTTCGTGAACAGGTAAGCTTCATGTGTGCAGACAAGGTAGCGCTATCCTTTCCAGTTCCAGCGATTCTCCTCCCAATTCGTCTTGTGAACACTTGAATTTCACGATTACGCTGGCCGAAAGCACTGTCCGAACCATTCAGTAAGTATACTTGTGAAGTATCGCGCTGAACGTGCCACACATTGCAAGAAAATCTGATTAGAGCATGGTGTTGCGCAAGAACGCTATCGCTGCATTTAATTATATAGGGACTTAAGGAAATCATTGACCAAAGCGTTTTGGTGATGAAGGAGTGTAGTTTCCTCAGTGGCAAGGCGAATAGCTTCGAAGATGCAAACGCATTCATAAACGAGCGTGTCTTCAGCACAATTTATTGCATTCTTCAATTCGCACACAATCCATTCATGATATCTGAACGAGGCGAACACATTTTTATCCTTTGTTCTTGCGCTCATTGCGGACTACTATGCGCCTTAGAGCGCGGACGAGGATGGGCAAGAAGTACTCGGAGTCACCGTCACTAGGGTCTTCGGCATTGTGAGACAAAGCATGGATGACCTTGATGAAGTCGCTTTTTGCCTGCTCTGTTAAAGCAATGTTCTCGCCCTGAAGAAGCCGACCCAAAGTCACCAGCATTTCTCCTGCCTTATCATCTGCACCGACGTCAGCCTCTGCAAGAAAGATAGCACGGGGTTCAGCGAGCCTGAGCTGCGCAACGGGCTATCAGAGAAGCTGTAGTAGAGGTCTCTGGAATCAACGGTGACCACCCGGCTTTTTTTTACGTGTGGGAAAAGCGTCGCGCAGGACCGCTCTTGTCGATCAATTACGGGGCTTTACATATCGataccacgatatgattatgaggcaagccggaGTGAGGTAGTACTGAAAATTGAAGAAACTCgggtttctttaacgcgcacctaaatctaagtaccctagttttttcgcttttcgcccccatcgaaatgcggccgccctaaccttgattcgatcccgcgacctcgtgctcagcagcccaacaccacagccactaagcaaccccaCCGGGTACGACAGTTCTTGTATTCTACTTCTATCCTTAAGTGGCGATTGATGCCGGGCATCGCAACCACTCGAAAACAAAACCACAGAGCCACTCGGAGGTATGAAATGAAACATGGGCAGCACTTGTTGGGTCCGATGGTTCGGGCATTCACATTTTGGCGAAATGTTACGAAGTTTATGCTTATCATATCATCATATCAACATATCGCTCTAGTTTCAATTAAACAGAGAATTGCGGCCAAGAGAAATATGCCTAATTGATTATTTCGCCTGACATGTGGCTGTGTACTGCAAATCATTGGAAACTGAGAGCGCTTTTCGCCTTCGAATTTGATCGTTGGTTAACAGTTCTTCTGCGACGTGGTACTGATACACATTTTTCTTCCCATTTATTACACAACATCAACATAAGTATCTGGTCTAGTATGCCATACAAATATAGTGCTGATAAAATAACAAATTTAATGAGCAAAATTTTAAGTGCTCTATTGGTGGCATAACCGTTGAAGGGGAATGGCAGCACCTCGAGACCATATTGGAATTGGATGTAACTTGTGATTTCTTACCGTGCAAACGAACTCCTTCATTCACGGTACCCTGTGGGGATCTGCGTAAAGACAACGAAAATATAAAAGATTAGCGTAACAGTCCCCAAATGCATCGCCCTCGCACAAGGCTCATTGTTGCAAACTCACCCCGTTTCTCCGTCTTCGTTAAccgtgaaagagagagagaggtaacaCGTTAGTAATTATTAATTTATCAGCGCGCGTTATTCGAATGTGCACAACAGGGATCACTTTTAGCCGCGCTGTATTCCCATAGGCACTTTCAACATATAGTAAGAATGTTTACTCATTTGTATAAAACGTCGTAGCTAATAACTGTGCTTAAGTAAGGAAGGTCACTTTTAAATCTTTTAGAGCGGCTTGAATGTGTGCTGATTCACTTTCAGACAATCGTAAATTAAGTCGTAGCATCACTGAGAAATTTGATAATTTCTAATTAGAAATCATTGTTGCTATCGCCAAGCAAAACAATCGAACCACGGTATTGCAACTTTTTTTCTAAGTGGTAGGGCTTATGGCTATACATGGGTTGCAAAGGCAAGCAACCTTTTCCCAAGCTAGTTTGAAATATGTTACAAGGGCAAGCTAGGCTCCGAGAACTGGGAATCCTGTTACTAGAGGTACACTAAACGTGACACGCTGAATAAATAACGAGAACACAAACACGGCTCTGGTGCCGGTATTTACTGCTTCACTTCTGTCCATATGTGTTCACAACATGTTTCACATTCCCACATATGTGGCTGCATTTACTATTTTGGTCAGTAACAACTCCTTCTTTGAACTATTAAATAGTCGAAATTCCTTATTTCCTTATTGTTCCTTTGCTGAGGGACTGCACTGTGACATTAATGTATCATCAATTGCGACGAATCTTTACGCATATGATCTAAATGCTGAACTGTCAAGTTGGAGGCGAATAGTATAATTTTGTCGTGAAACATGTTTCACTTTGTTGTACGCGTCGCTTTTTAAAACCACATGTAAGAAAATATATGTAATATTACGGCTCATATTTATAAAATATTACTACCCACGTGCCTCACTGTGATATTATTCCGCAGAGGAAAGGGGCGATTTGCATGATCATGCATGTGTCGCGGGCTCAGATAGTCTTGTCACGCGACAcgtgacgcaatcggagctaaattagGCACTCGCGAGGCATTGAGAAAGCCTAGGTCACTGCACTCTAGTGCAACTGGCTAACGCTCGGCAGAGGGTTAGTCGATCAGAGAAGTTGTGGTCCGTTGCAGAGCCAGCTGTGCCACCATAGGTAGAATTCATGGGACTCAAACCGGTGCTCATCAGCCGTTAAAGGGACAAGAAAAGTAATTTGTTAGAGAAATGTCACGCTTACTTGCTGTGGCGCCCCTGAATCCGGCTCGGAGAGCTTAGACATTACGTGAAGAGATTCGAGCAGAAACACAAAGGGATAGCCAACCAAACGGGACGTGCCGGTCTCCACAGGCAGTGCAAACACGGAAGATATAGTCAAGCCCACGAACCGTAAGCTTCTACGTGTTAGGTGGTCTTTAGTGGCGCCCGGCTGTCTCGAGCGCCCACGATAGGGAGCCCTTTCCCTAACGTAGTGGCCGAACACCATTTGCAGATTAAACACGTCCGCTACAATTGGGGCCAAGCACGATTGGAAAATAGTGCCGTAGGATCCCCACTAGTTAAACAAACGCTGAGCACGTAAGCTTTCTTCTACATGAATTAAAGAaactttgttctttctttatgttAATTCTGCACCGTACTGGCCATACAGCATTTGCAGCCCCCAAAGAATGCTTCACGTACCGCATTGCGGCTGTTTTCCTAACACAACCTTTCGAGCCatcctttcttcatttttctgtctttttttgtgCTTGGAAATTGATTAAAATTCCAGACGTATGTGCGGCTTTTTGCGCTCTTGGTCTCTTTttcatttctgtattttttcCTAAGTCAATTTTGTTATTCATCATTGTTGAAACTACAACGTTACTGTTCTTTAATGGCAAAAATATCGACACGTTGGCACGCCAAAATTATTGCAATATTTACTAATGCTCTCACTTCAAACGTATTCATTCAACACTTTCACTTTGCACGCTATTAAGTGATGTGGTACCAGAAATTAACTTTATCTTAAAACTTTGGCAAGTATTTCAATTTGTCTTCGAGGGAACTAACGTAAACTGGAGACAACAAGAATGAAGGAAGATAATCGCGTGTCTGTGTGGGTCTCTGTCTACGCTTTAGTAAATCTCGATTTTGAGAAAGCAAAATTTTTTCGGTTGGACAGATACCAGCCACGCAAAAATACAATACCATTTCGAAAAGCTCTATGTAAAAAGATGAACAGTGTTAGGGGGAAACAAAATGTCGCCACATGGCAGAACCCGCCTGAGTTTGTTGACGCAAGGCCACAAAAGTCCCGAAGACGCAAAGGTGATCCTAGTGACCAACACACTTCTGGCTG comes from the Dermacentor variabilis isolate Ectoservices chromosome 2, ASM5094787v1, whole genome shotgun sequence genome and includes:
- the LOC142572897 gene encoding uncharacterized protein LOC142572897, whose product is MKVYFLLTLLSLSIVAYGETGSPQGTVNEGVRLHEADVGADDKAGEMLVTLGRLLQGENIALTEQAKSDFIKVIHALSHNAEDPSDGDSEYFLPILVRALRRIVVRNERKNKG